The following proteins come from a genomic window of Perognathus longimembris pacificus isolate PPM17 chromosome 12, ASM2315922v1, whole genome shotgun sequence:
- the LOC125360899 gene encoding prothymosin alpha-like, with the protein MLHEAVDTNSKITTKDLKKKEVVAEAENGRDAPANVSANEENGEQEAENEVDDVDEEEGGEEEEEKEEDDGEEEDGDEDEKAEAATGKRAAGDG; encoded by the coding sequence ATGTTGCACGAGGCTGTGGATACCAACTCCAAGATCACCACCAAGGACTTGAAGAAGAAGGAAGTGGTGGCGGAGGCAGAGAATGGAAGAGACGCCCCTGCCAATGTGAGTGCCAATGAGGAAAATGGggaacaggaggctgagaatgaggtAGATGATGTTGATGAAgaagaaggtggggaggaagaggaggagaaggaagaagatgatggtgaggaggaggatggagatgaAGATGAGAAGGCAGAGGCAGCTACAGGCAAAAgggcagctggagatggttaG